ATTCCGGCACTCACCATGGTGACGCCGGCCTCACGCATCAGGCGGACGTCCTCCTGCCAGACGCTTTCCGGCCACTGTTCGGGGTTGTAGTCCCCACCGAAGGCGAGCCTGGTGAGGCCCTTGGGGCTGGTCTCCGGCATGGATCTCTCCCGTTTAATTCGATCTCTTGGGAACGTGCACACACGTGATCGGCGGTGCGAGCCCAACATAACCGCACAGCAACAACCATTGACAAGTGTCCGGGATGTTTCTCTACTGTGAACGCTCACAGACGCATGGCAGGTTCTCGCAGCAGGCGGGAACCCAGGTCAGGGGAGAGATCCATGCCCATCACGAAGCGCAGCCGGCTCAGCAGAGTGGCAGCATCCACCGTCGCCATCGCCCTCGGCGCCACCGCACTCGCCGCCTGCGGTTCGGACGACGGCGACACGAAGACCGACTCAGGTCCGGTCTCGTTGACGTACTGGACCTGGACCCCCGGTATGGACAAGGTCGTCGACCTCTGGAACAAGGGCCAGGGCAAGAAGGACCAGATCAGTGTGACGGTGAAGAAGCAGGCGTCCGGCGACACGCTGGTCACCAAGATCCTCACCGCGCACAAGGCCGGCAAGGCCCCCGACCTGGTCCAGGCCGAGTACCAGGCGCTGCCGACCCTGGTCAGCAACGACGCGCTGGCGGACATCTCGAAGAACGTCGGCGACGCCAAGAGCGACTTCGCCGAGGGCGTCTGGCAGCAGACCACGCTCGGCACCGACGCCGTCTACGCGGTCCCGCAGGACATCGGCCCGATGATGTTCTACTACCGCCAGGACCTCTTCAAGAAGTACGGCCTGACCGTCCCGACCACCTGGGACGAGTTCGCCGAGACGGCCCGCACGCTGAAGAAGAAGTCCCCCGACACGGACCTCACCACGTTCTCCGCCAACGACTCCGGTCTCTTCGCGGGCCTGGCCCAGCAGGCCGGCGCCAAGTGGTGGACCACCGAGGGCGACAAGTGGAAGGTCGGCATCAACGACGCCGCCAGCCAGAAGGTCGCCGACTTCTGGGGCGGCCTCGTCAAGGAGGGCGCCATCGACAACCAGCCGATGTACACCCCGGCCTGGAACAAGGCGCTGAACACCGGCAAGCAGATCGCCTGGGTCTCCGCGGTGTGGGCGCCGGGCACCCTCACCACGGCCGCGCCGGACACCAAGGGCAAGTGGGCCATGGCCCCGCTCCCCCAGTGGTCCGCCGGTGAGAACGCCACCGGCAGCTGGGGCGGCTCCTCCACCGGCGTCACCACGGACTCCAAGCACCAGGAGGCCGCCGCCAAGTTCGCCGCGTGGCTGAACACGGACGACGCGGCGCTCACCGCGCTGGCCAAGGAGAGCGGCATCTACCCGGCCGCCACCAACGCCCAGACGTCCGGCGCCTTCGCCGAGGCGCCCGAGTACTTCTCGAACCAGGCCGACTTCTACACCAAGGCCGCCGAGATCGCGAAGACCACGGCTCCCTCCGCCTGGGGCCCGAACGTGAACGTCGCCTACACGTCCTTCAAGGACGCGTTCGGCGCCGCCGCCAAGAACAAGTCGGACTTCGGCGCCGCCCTGGACAAGATGCAGGACGACACCGTCGCCGACCTCAAGAAGCAGGGCTTCGGGGTCTCCGAGTGACGAGCGCACGCCGGAAGTCGTACGGGGTCAAGGGGGCCCCGTACGCTTTCCTCATCCCCGCGACGATCCTCTTCGCGCTGTTCTTCGCGCTGCCGATCGGTTACGCGGTCTGGCTCAGCTTCCGCAAGGTGCACGTCTCGGGCCTCGGCCTCGGGAAGGGCGCCCGCGAGGAGGTCTGGGCCGGGCTGGAGAACTACACCAGCGCCCTCCATGACAGCGAGCTGCTGCACGGCGCCCTGCGCGTCCTCGGGTACGGCTGCATCGTCGTCCCCGTGATGCTGGGCCTCGCCCTGCTCTTCGCACTGATGCTGGACAGCGACAAGGTCCGGTTCACCCCCTTCACCCGCCTCGCGATCTTCCTGCCGTACGCCATCCCCGGCGTCGTGGCGGCCATGCTGTGGGGCTTCCTGTACCTGCCGGACGTCAGCCCCTTCTACTACGTGCTGGAGAAGCTCGGCCTGCCGCAGCCCGACCTCCTCGACGGCGGTCCGCTGTATCTCGCCCTCTCCAACATCGCGGTGTGGGGCGGCACCGGCTTCAACATGATCGTCATCTACACCGCGCTCCAGGCCATCCCGGTCGAGGTGTACGAGGCGGCGAAGCTGGACGGTGCCAAGCCGCTCCAGATCGCACTGAAGATCAAGATCCCGATGGTGGCGCCCTCGCTGGTGCTGACCTTCTTCTTCTCGATCATCGCCACGCTCCAGGTGTTCAACGAGCCGACCACCCTCAAGCCCCTCACCAACTCGGTGTCCACGACGTGGAGCCCGTTGATGAAGGTGTACCGGGACGCGTTCGGCACCAACGACATCTACGCGGCGGCCGCCCAGGCCGTGATCATCGCGCTCGCCACACTGCTGCTCTCCTTCGGGTTCCTGCGGGCCGCGAACCGTCGTCAGAAGCAGGAGGCAGCACGATGAGTTCTCTTGCTCTTCGCAAGACCGAGCCGGCGGCGGGCACCACGCCCGGCGCCGCCCAGGGGCCGCCGCTGCGCCGCCGGATCTCGCTCGTCCCGACCGTCACACTGCTGATCGGCGCGCTCTACACGCTGCTGCCGGTGGCCTGGGTGGTCATCGCGTCCACCAAGTCGGGCAAGGAGCTGTTCTCCACCTTCACCTTCCTGCCGGGCACCGGGTTCGTCGACAACCTCAAGGACCTCAACGCCTACCGCGACGGCGTCTACTGGGAGTGGATGGGCAACTCGGCCTTCTACGCCGGGTTCGGCGCCCTGCTGTCGACGATCGTGTCGGCGTTCAGCGGCTACGCGCTGGCGACGTACCGCTTCCGGGGCCGCGAGACGATGTTCAACGTCCTGCTGGCCGGTGTGCTGATGCCGCCGATCATCCTGGCCGTGCCGCAGTACCTGCTGATGGCCCAGGCGAACCTGACCGACTCCTACCTGTCCGTTCTGCTGCCGCAGATCCTCTCGCCGTACGGCGTCTATCTCGCCCGTATCTACGCCGCCGCGGCCGTGCCCGCCGACGTCGTCGAGGCCGGACGGATGGACGGGGCCAGCGAGTGGCGGATCTTCACCCGGGTCGCGCTGCCGATGATGGTGCCCGGCATGGTGACGGTGTTCCTGTTCCAGTTCGTGGCCATCTGGAACAACTTCCTTCTCCCGTACATCATGCTGAGCGACGACGAGAAGTTCCCGATCACGCTCGGTCTGTACACGCTCCTGGAGCAGGGCGCCAACACCCCGGCCCTGTACACCCTGGTGATCACCGGCGCGTTCCTCGCGGTGTTCCCGCTGATCGCTCTGTTCCTGGTCATCCAGCGGTTCTGGAGCCTCGATCTGCTGTCCGGGGCCGTAAAGTCATGACCATGAACAATGCGGGGGGTCGGCGCAAACCGCCGACGATCCACGACGTGGCGCGCGAGGCGGGGGTCTCACGAGGCACCGTCTCCCGGGTGCTCAACGGCGGGCACTACGTCAGCCCGACCGCGCAGGAGGCCGTCAACGCCGCCATCCGCAAGACGGGTTACGTCGTCAACCGGCACGCCCGTTCGCTCATCACCGGACGTTCCGACTCGATCGGCTTCCTGCTGACCGAGCCGCAGGAGAGGTTCTTCGAGGACCCCAACTTCAACGTCCTGCTGCGGGGCTGCACCCAGGCGCTGGCCGCGCACGACATCCCGCTGCTGCTGATGCTGGCCGGCACCGAGGACGAACGGCGGCGCATAACGCGGTACATCACCGCGGGGCACGTCGACGGGGTGCTGCTGGTCTCCAGCCACTCCGGGGACCCGGTCGCCGAGGAACTGCGCGAGGCCGGCGTACCGCTGGTCGCCTGCGGCAAGCCGATCGGCCTGGGTTCCAAGGTGAGTTACGTGGCGGCCGACGACCGCGACGGTGCCCGTGACATGGTGCGCCATCTGCTGTCGCTGGGCCGCCGCCGGGTCGGCGTGGTGACGGGTCCGCTGGACACCCCGGGCGGTGTCGAGCGGCTCGCGGGGTACCGGGAGGTGCTCTTCGAGGCGGGCATCGAGTACGACGAGCGGCTCGTCGTCTCCGGTGACTACAGCCGCGCCAGCGGTGAGGCGGGCGCCGAGCGGCTGCTCGCGCAGGTGCCCGACCTGGACGCGGTGTTCGTCGCGTCCGACCTCATGGCGCAAGGTGTGCTCGGCGCGCTGGAGCGGGCGGGCCGCCGGGTGCCGCAGGACGTCGCGGTCGGCGGCTTCGACGACTCGCCCGCCGCGCTGGCCGCCCGGCCCGAACTCACCACCATCCGTCAGCCCTGGGACCGGATCAGCGCTGAGATGGTCCGCGTGCTGCTGGCCCAGATAGGGGGCGAGGACCCGGCCGCGGTGATCCTGCCGACGGAGCTGGTGCGACGCGAGTCGACCTGACGGGGTCTCCCCCGCCGGCCGATGATCTCGACACGGGCGCGCTGCCCGGCCTGTACGGCCGGTGGCGCGCCCTTCGTCGTCCCGGCGGTCGTGCGTCGTCCCGGCAGTCAGGCACCGCCCCGGCGGTCGGGCGTCGTCCAAGCGGTCAGGATCGGAGAAGCGGCATCCCGCCCCCCGGCCTACGGTGAAACCACCGAAGCGCAACCCCACGGAGGAGAACACCATGACCGCCGGCCTGAAGACCATCATCTACCCCGTCAAGGACGTCGCCCGGGCGAAGGCTGTGTTCATCGCCCTGCTCCAGACCGAGCCGTACGCCGACGAGGCCTACTACGTCGGCTTCAAGGACGCCGGTCAGGACGTCGGTCTGGACCCCAACGGCCACGCCCGCGGTATGACCGGCCCGGTCCCCTACTGGCACGTCGAGGACATCCGGGCCCGGCTCGCCGCGCTGCTCGACGCGGGTGCCGAGCTGTTGCAGGACGTCACGGACGTCGGCGGCGGCAAGCTGATCGCCTCCGTGAAGGACGCGGACGGCAACCTCATCGGGATCACCCAGGACAGCTGAGGCACCTGCCCTGCCCCGGTATCGATGCACGCGCATTAACATGGGGTACATGGCAGTGAACGCGGCCGGCGCCCGGCTCGAGGAACAGTGGCGGGACATCCTTGCGGTCCACGCCCGCACGATGTGTGAGATCGACCGGGTGCTGCACCCGCACGGGCTGGGCGCGAGCGACTTCGAGGTGCTCGACATCCTCGTCACCGAGGCCCCGGCGGAGGGGGACCTGTGCCGGGTGCAGAACCTGGTCGGGCGGGTCCACCTCAGCCAGAGCGCGCTCTCCCGGCTGATCGGCCGGCTGGAGAAGGACGGCCTGGTGGAGCGGTCCGTGTGCATGGAGGACCGGCGGGGCGTATGGGTGACGCTCACCGGCAAGGGGCGTGCTCTGCACGCCGAGGTGCTCCCGCTGCAACGGGACGCGCTGGAGCGCACACTGCGCGGCTGAGCGCCGCAGCGCCGACCCGGCGGATCCCGTACGGCGGTGAAGGGCGTGCCCACGGAATCCTCAACCCGGGGCGGACTCTGTGAAATTCGGAACCTGGCGGGGCATATCCGGTCACACCCGAGGCCATGCTGAACGGAGAACTGCGCGCAGAACGGAGACATCACGCAGTGACCGTGGCTCCCGACCGGGCCGCCGCCGATTTCAGCAGCTACGCGACCGCCTCCCTGGAGGAGGCGCGCGCCGCGATCGCGGCCCACTACTACGACATGGATCTGCAAGTCGTCGGCC
This DNA window, taken from Streptomyces sp. NBC_00663, encodes the following:
- a CDS encoding ABC transporter substrate-binding protein, with the protein product MPITKRSRLSRVAASTVAIALGATALAACGSDDGDTKTDSGPVSLTYWTWTPGMDKVVDLWNKGQGKKDQISVTVKKQASGDTLVTKILTAHKAGKAPDLVQAEYQALPTLVSNDALADISKNVGDAKSDFAEGVWQQTTLGTDAVYAVPQDIGPMMFYYRQDLFKKYGLTVPTTWDEFAETARTLKKKSPDTDLTTFSANDSGLFAGLAQQAGAKWWTTEGDKWKVGINDAASQKVADFWGGLVKEGAIDNQPMYTPAWNKALNTGKQIAWVSAVWAPGTLTTAAPDTKGKWAMAPLPQWSAGENATGSWGGSSTGVTTDSKHQEAAAKFAAWLNTDDAALTALAKESGIYPAATNAQTSGAFAEAPEYFSNQADFYTKAAEIAKTTAPSAWGPNVNVAYTSFKDAFGAAAKNKSDFGAALDKMQDDTVADLKKQGFGVSE
- a CDS encoding carbohydrate ABC transporter permease, with translation MTSARRKSYGVKGAPYAFLIPATILFALFFALPIGYAVWLSFRKVHVSGLGLGKGAREEVWAGLENYTSALHDSELLHGALRVLGYGCIVVPVMLGLALLFALMLDSDKVRFTPFTRLAIFLPYAIPGVVAAMLWGFLYLPDVSPFYYVLEKLGLPQPDLLDGGPLYLALSNIAVWGGTGFNMIVIYTALQAIPVEVYEAAKLDGAKPLQIALKIKIPMVAPSLVLTFFFSIIATLQVFNEPTTLKPLTNSVSTTWSPLMKVYRDAFGTNDIYAAAAQAVIIALATLLLSFGFLRAANRRQKQEAAR
- a CDS encoding carbohydrate ABC transporter permease — its product is MSSLALRKTEPAAGTTPGAAQGPPLRRRISLVPTVTLLIGALYTLLPVAWVVIASTKSGKELFSTFTFLPGTGFVDNLKDLNAYRDGVYWEWMGNSAFYAGFGALLSTIVSAFSGYALATYRFRGRETMFNVLLAGVLMPPIILAVPQYLLMAQANLTDSYLSVLLPQILSPYGVYLARIYAAAAVPADVVEAGRMDGASEWRIFTRVALPMMVPGMVTVFLFQFVAIWNNFLLPYIMLSDDEKFPITLGLYTLLEQGANTPALYTLVITGAFLAVFPLIALFLVIQRFWSLDLLSGAVKS
- a CDS encoding LacI family DNA-binding transcriptional regulator, producing MTMNNAGGRRKPPTIHDVAREAGVSRGTVSRVLNGGHYVSPTAQEAVNAAIRKTGYVVNRHARSLITGRSDSIGFLLTEPQERFFEDPNFNVLLRGCTQALAAHDIPLLLMLAGTEDERRRITRYITAGHVDGVLLVSSHSGDPVAEELREAGVPLVACGKPIGLGSKVSYVAADDRDGARDMVRHLLSLGRRRVGVVTGPLDTPGGVERLAGYREVLFEAGIEYDERLVVSGDYSRASGEAGAERLLAQVPDLDAVFVASDLMAQGVLGALERAGRRVPQDVAVGGFDDSPAALAARPELTTIRQPWDRISAEMVRVLLAQIGGEDPAAVILPTELVRREST
- a CDS encoding VOC family protein → MTAGLKTIIYPVKDVARAKAVFIALLQTEPYADEAYYVGFKDAGQDVGLDPNGHARGMTGPVPYWHVEDIRARLAALLDAGAELLQDVTDVGGGKLIASVKDADGNLIGITQDS
- a CDS encoding MarR family winged helix-turn-helix transcriptional regulator, which encodes MAVNAAGARLEEQWRDILAVHARTMCEIDRVLHPHGLGASDFEVLDILVTEAPAEGDLCRVQNLVGRVHLSQSALSRLIGRLEKDGLVERSVCMEDRRGVWVTLTGKGRALHAEVLPLQRDALERTLRG